In Sphingomonas sp. LR60, the following are encoded in one genomic region:
- a CDS encoding TonB-dependent receptor — MRKILSHRIEASILAIAMMLASGAATAQTAPNAPPEAGSDRDIVVTATKRDESVSDLAGSVSAVTQDDLQRLNAQSLSDYITRVPGVVFNDYQPGVSEVVIRGVASTTYHEANQATTGYYINQIPLVEPGFPLVIPDIDAFDVKQVEVLRGPQGTLFGSSSLGGAVNYVVNEADPTRIDAGAEGILSSTRRAGDASYAAKAMINVPVVNDKLAVRLVALQRYDAGYLDNVGTGEKGSNDLRVRGLRGSVVWQPGETTKLAALAMYQQYDLADQTYVLFGDTPKTFERNTNVDEYQDTEIQLYSLRLDQELGFANFTAIGSYTQKKADLAFDDSIFLGIDTRTGTPQLSSSTGKSTTYYGEMRLASKGDGPFTWLLGTNFTKLRSDSTDGARLAGIGGYIDANPGDFGGQPSSVIAPGDLLRRTVSTNRVREIAAFGELGYTFLDTLTLTLGGRVFQYESRPRLQFLPNAALIAPFDYQPGSQKESGFVPKVSLAWKPTSRFTLYGLYSEGFRIGGVNVYSAATGTPLTFGSDSTQNYEVGAKFELVPGAMSFDIAAFHIKWNDIQSRLFTPVTFDAYTVNGGGAKIDGVELSLVFRPSRNLTYSANVTYNDARLSGLLPDSSAPGGGYAAGTQLPGASDWIIANQLDWELRSSPLRPRIGIAHRYLSAAPVAFGATLQKGDYSLVDLNAAIQITDGVEAGVFAKNLFDAYGILNAPFSFAGSVTRPRTIGASLRFALR, encoded by the coding sequence ATGCGCAAGATCCTTTCACATCGCATCGAGGCGAGCATCCTGGCGATCGCGATGATGCTCGCGAGTGGCGCAGCGACGGCGCAGACCGCGCCCAATGCGCCGCCGGAGGCCGGAAGCGACCGCGACATCGTCGTCACCGCCACCAAGCGCGACGAGAGCGTCAGCGATCTCGCCGGATCGGTGTCGGCGGTGACGCAGGACGACCTCCAGCGGCTCAACGCGCAAAGTCTTTCCGACTATATCACGCGCGTGCCGGGCGTGGTCTTCAACGATTACCAGCCCGGCGTGTCGGAGGTGGTGATCCGCGGCGTCGCCTCGACCACCTACCACGAGGCGAACCAGGCGACGACCGGCTATTACATCAACCAGATCCCGCTGGTGGAGCCGGGCTTTCCGCTCGTCATCCCCGACATCGACGCGTTCGACGTCAAGCAGGTCGAGGTGCTGCGCGGCCCGCAGGGCACGCTGTTCGGTTCCTCGTCGCTGGGCGGTGCGGTCAATTACGTCGTCAACGAGGCGGATCCGACCCGGATCGACGCAGGGGCTGAGGGGATCCTCTCCAGCACGCGCCGCGCCGGTGATGCGAGCTATGCCGCCAAGGCGATGATCAACGTGCCGGTGGTCAACGACAAGCTCGCCGTGCGGCTGGTCGCGCTGCAACGCTACGACGCCGGCTATCTCGACAATGTCGGCACGGGCGAGAAAGGCAGCAACGATCTGCGCGTGCGCGGGCTGCGCGGCTCGGTGGTGTGGCAACCGGGCGAGACGACCAAGCTGGCCGCGCTGGCGATGTATCAGCAATATGATCTCGCCGATCAGACCTATGTGCTGTTCGGCGACACGCCGAAGACGTTCGAGCGCAACACCAACGTCGACGAATATCAGGATACCGAGATCCAGCTGTACAGCCTGCGGCTCGATCAGGAACTCGGCTTCGCGAACTTCACCGCGATCGGAAGTTATACGCAGAAGAAGGCCGATCTGGCGTTCGATGACTCGATCTTCCTCGGGATCGACACGCGCACGGGCACGCCGCAGCTGTCCAGCTCGACCGGCAAGTCCACGACCTACTACGGCGAAATGCGGCTTGCCTCGAAGGGGGACGGGCCGTTCACCTGGTTGCTCGGCACCAACTTTACCAAGCTCCGCTCGGACTCGACCGATGGGGCGCGGCTCGCCGGCATCGGCGGTTATATTGACGCCAACCCCGGCGATTTCGGCGGACAGCCGAGCAGCGTCATCGCGCCGGGCGATCTGCTGCGACGCACCGTCAGCACCAACCGCGTGCGCGAGATCGCGGCGTTCGGCGAACTGGGCTACACCTTCCTCGACACGTTGACGCTGACGCTCGGAGGGCGCGTCTTCCAGTATGAATCGCGACCGCGGCTGCAGTTTCTTCCAAACGCCGCATTGATCGCGCCGTTCGACTATCAGCCCGGCTCGCAGAAGGAATCGGGCTTCGTTCCCAAGGTGTCGCTTGCGTGGAAGCCGACCAGTCGCTTCACCCTGTACGGCCTGTACTCGGAAGGCTTCCGGATCGGCGGGGTCAATGTCTACAGCGCCGCGACCGGAACCCCGCTGACGTTCGGCAGCGACAGCACGCAGAATTACGAGGTAGGCGCGAAGTTCGAACTGGTGCCCGGCGCAATGTCGTTCGACATTGCCGCGTTCCACATCAAGTGGAACGATATCCAGTCGCGGCTGTTCACGCCGGTCACCTTCGACGCCTATACGGTGAACGGAGGCGGAGCGAAAATCGATGGCGTCGAATTGTCGCTCGTTTTCCGCCCGAGCCGCAACCTGACCTATTCCGCGAATGTGACCTATAATGACGCGCGACTGTCCGGGCTGCTTCCCGACAGCAGCGCGCCGGGCGGTGGCTATGCTGCCGGAACGCAGCTGCCGGGCGCGTCCGACTGGATCATTGCGAACCAACTCGACTGGGAGCTGCGCAGCTCGCCGCTGCGCCCGCGGATCGGGATCGCGCATCGCTATCTGTCGGCGGCACCGGTGGCGTTCGGCGCGACGTTGCAGAAGGGCGACTACAGCCTCGTCGATCTCAACGCGGCGATCCAGATCACCGATGGTGTGGAGGCGGGCGTGTTCGCTAAGAATCTGTTCGATGCCTACGGCATCCTCAACGCGCCTTTCTCGTTCGCGGGCAGTGTCACCCGGCCGCGCACGATCGGCGCGAGCTTGCGCTTCGCGCTACGGTGA
- a CDS encoding histone deacetylase family protein, whose protein sequence is MTIVFDPRQLAHVPARELHNGDWTAYNESPARAEAIRAALGPAVAAADFGMAPLQRVHDAEYLAFLQVAHRDWVAAARSGDAIGYTWPVVRRRALDLTRIDARLGRYSYDAATPIAAGTWEGAYWSAQTALTALDQVATGVTRRAFALCRPPGHHAGRDYLGGYCYLNNAAIVAAEARQRGLGPVAILDVDYHHGNGTQDIFYDDAEMLFVSIHADPATDYPFFWGHADEKGVGAGLGTTLNLPLPRGTGWDAYAPVLDEALKAITDYGTRLLVLSFGADIYAGDPISHFTFAREDIADLGKRIAATGLPIVTIMEGGYATDELGYNVKVITDALLNEDSPTTVRHS, encoded by the coding sequence ATGACGATCGTGTTCGACCCGCGGCAACTCGCCCATGTCCCCGCCCGCGAGCTGCATAACGGCGACTGGACGGCTTACAACGAATCTCCCGCGCGCGCCGAGGCGATCCGCGCGGCGCTCGGCCCGGCCGTTGCGGCAGCCGACTTCGGGATGGCGCCATTGCAGCGGGTCCATGATGCCGAGTATCTGGCGTTCCTGCAGGTGGCGCATCGCGACTGGGTCGCAGCGGCCCGAAGCGGCGACGCGATCGGCTATACCTGGCCGGTGGTGCGGCGGCGGGCGCTCGATCTGACCCGGATCGATGCGCGGCTGGGTCGCTACAGCTACGACGCCGCGACCCCGATCGCCGCCGGAACGTGGGAAGGTGCCTATTGGTCGGCGCAGACCGCGCTCACCGCGCTCGATCAGGTCGCGACAGGCGTGACGCGACGGGCGTTTGCGCTCTGCCGCCCGCCGGGTCATCATGCCGGCCGCGATTATCTCGGCGGCTATTGCTACCTCAACAACGCCGCGATCGTCGCCGCGGAGGCCCGACAGCGCGGGCTTGGCCCGGTCGCGATCCTCGACGTCGATTATCACCACGGCAATGGCACGCAGGACATCTTCTACGATGACGCCGAGATGCTGTTCGTGTCTATCCACGCCGATCCGGCGACCGACTATCCGTTTTTCTGGGGACATGCCGACGAGAAGGGCGTGGGAGCGGGCCTCGGAACGACCCTAAATCTGCCGTTGCCGCGTGGTACCGGCTGGGACGCATATGCGCCGGTGTTGGACGAGGCCCTGAAGGCCATCACCGATTATGGCACCCGTCTGCTCGTATTGTCGTTCGGCGCAGATATCTATGCGGGCGATCCGATCTCGCACTTCACTTTCGCGCGCGAGGATATCGCCGATCTCGGTAAACGGATCGCCGCTACCGGCCTCCCCATCGTGACTATCATGGAAGGCGGCTATGCCACGGACGAACTGGGGTACAACGTGAAAGTGATCACTGATGCGCTCCTCAACGAGGATAGTCCCACCACGGTTCGCCATTCGTAG
- a CDS encoding prolyl oligopeptidase family serine peptidase encodes MPADHLPCARRRFLVGASTAALFVAVRRPVSATGPALPRAPQTPRIPLIRRQLGRTRDDPYAWLKYVPPAGQRDIATMPPMVRDHLRAENAYATSVMERVAEQERRFLAALAARVPLEGGEPAVTRGGWTYVTDDSSGAHPRYLRRRGPDGATELLLDENERARGHAYYRTTGQQVSPDSRLYAWAEDIGGNDRHRLCVRDLATGTISVVVDTDAYGYSGLVFSPSSRWLFWIWRDARNRPTRVYRTPVTGGAPQLVYEERDPAIFMALRRTAADGFVAITLSGPDTSEVRLVAAAAEDRAPAIVWPREPGRRYEIDEWDGNLIALVEDKQALDGRIARLDRRSFAETRTLVPHRAGTQILQVVPFRRALAWVERRDTLPRLMLLSPRGAVREARFAGDAYALTVPAEQDYAAVSCRVMIETPADPPRWIAVDCDDARTTTLTTQRFAGYDPARFSIRRLYATAPDGEQVPITLLTRRDARADGRTPLLLYGYGAYGVSSEALFDVAPTVLVERGWNYAIAHVRGGSEKGRRWFLEGRQRRKHNSFGDFVACARHLAETGHAARDRIVSYGLSAGGLLVGGAMNMAPDVWAGVIATVPFVDMLNTMSDPDHPLVPLFRPDWGDPLSSVADYDYMLGISPYENVHRAAYPPLYTTAGLKDDRVGYWEPAKLVAAVRAASTSASPALLTTDLTAGHQGSAGREAVNHKMARLYAFAQGCVDGSFA; translated from the coding sequence ATGCCCGCCGACCACCTGCCTTGCGCCCGTCGCCGTTTTCTTGTCGGGGCGAGCACCGCCGCGCTCTTCGTGGCGGTCAGGCGGCCGGTCAGCGCCACCGGGCCTGCATTGCCCCGCGCGCCGCAGACACCACGCATCCCGCTGATCCGCCGCCAACTCGGGCGCACCCGCGACGATCCCTATGCCTGGCTCAAATATGTCCCGCCCGCTGGACAGCGCGACATCGCCACCATGCCGCCGATGGTTCGCGATCATCTGCGTGCCGAGAACGCCTATGCCACCAGCGTCATGGAGCGCGTCGCCGAGCAGGAGCGCCGGTTCCTCGCTGCGCTCGCCGCGCGCGTGCCACTGGAGGGCGGCGAGCCCGCGGTGACGCGCGGTGGCTGGACCTATGTCACCGATGACAGCAGCGGCGCGCATCCGCGTTATCTGCGCCGCCGCGGGCCGGATGGCGCGACCGAACTGCTCCTGGACGAGAACGAACGCGCGCGCGGCCACGCATATTATCGCACGACCGGACAACAGGTCAGCCCCGACAGCCGGCTCTATGCCTGGGCGGAGGATATCGGCGGCAACGATCGCCATCGGCTGTGCGTCCGCGATCTCGCCACCGGCACGATCAGCGTCGTCGTCGACACCGACGCTTATGGCTATAGCGGGCTGGTCTTCTCGCCCTCGTCGCGCTGGCTGTTCTGGATCTGGCGCGACGCGCGCAACCGGCCGACGCGCGTATATCGCACCCCGGTGACCGGCGGCGCGCCGCAACTGGTCTATGAGGAGCGCGACCCGGCGATCTTTATGGCGCTCCGGCGCACCGCCGCGGACGGCTTCGTCGCGATCACGCTCTCCGGTCCCGACACGAGCGAGGTTCGCCTGGTCGCCGCAGCGGCGGAGGATCGCGCGCCGGCGATCGTCTGGCCGCGGGAGCCGGGCCGCCGCTACGAGATCGATGAATGGGACGGCAATCTGATCGCGCTGGTCGAGGACAAGCAGGCCCTCGACGGTCGTATCGCCCGGCTCGACCGCCGCAGCTTCGCCGAGACGCGCACGTTGGTGCCACACCGTGCCGGCACGCAAATCCTCCAAGTGGTGCCGTTCCGTCGCGCGCTCGCCTGGGTCGAGCGGCGCGACACGCTGCCGCGGCTGATGCTGCTTTCGCCGCGTGGCGCGGTGCGCGAAGCGCGCTTCGCCGGCGATGCCTATGCGCTCACCGTCCCGGCCGAGCAGGATTATGCCGCCGTATCATGCCGCGTGATGATCGAGACGCCCGCCGATCCGCCGCGCTGGATCGCAGTCGATTGTGACGACGCGCGGACGACCACGCTGACGACGCAACGCTTTGCCGGCTATGATCCGGCGCGGTTCAGCATCCGGCGGCTCTACGCCACCGCGCCGGATGGCGAGCAGGTGCCGATCACCTTGCTCACGCGACGCGACGCGCGCGCCGATGGCCGCACGCCGCTGCTCCTCTATGGCTATGGCGCTTATGGCGTATCGAGCGAGGCGTTGTTCGATGTCGCGCCGACCGTGCTGGTCGAACGGGGCTGGAACTATGCGATCGCGCATGTCCGCGGCGGTTCCGAAAAGGGGCGGCGTTGGTTCCTCGAAGGGCGGCAGCGCCGCAAGCACAACAGCTTCGGCGACTTCGTCGCCTGCGCGCGCCACCTTGCCGAAACCGGCCATGCAGCGCGCGATCGGATCGTCTCCTACGGACTGTCCGCGGGCGGGCTGCTGGTCGGCGGCGCGATGAACATGGCGCCCGACGTCTGGGCGGGTGTGATCGCCACGGTGCCGTTCGTCGACATGCTCAACACGATGAGCGACCCGGACCATCCGCTCGTCCCGCTGTTCCGCCCCGATTGGGGCGATCCGCTGTCGAGCGTCGCGGACTATGATTACATGCTCGGCATTTCCCCCTACGAGAACGTCCACCGCGCTGCCTATCCGCCGCTCTACACCACCGCTGGGCTGAAGGACGATCGCGTCGGTTATTGGGAACCGGCCAAGCTGGTTGCCGCGGTGCGCGCGGCCTCGACCTCCGCCTCACCGGCGCTGCTGACGACCGACCTGACGGCGGGGCATCAGGGGAGCGCCGGTCGGGAAGCGGTCAATCACAAGATGGCGCGCCTCTATGCCTTTGCGCAAGGATGCGTCGACGGGAGCTTCGCATGA
- a CDS encoding aldo/keto reductase, which translates to MDLTNYRTLGRSGLAVSPLALGTMTFGAGRWGVDEVGSRAIFDAYVDAGGNFVDTADVYSGGESEAMLGRFLRERGTRDRMVVATKSGFPRGEGNPLAGGNSARNIRDGLNGSLKRLGTDYIDMYWTHVWDRTTPAEEVLRALTDAVRRGDILYYGFSNAPAWYAAQIATLARAHGLPEPVGLQYSYSLLDRGVELDLVPAGRALGLGLVAWSPLSFGMLTGKYGRDKLAQFGPAGSLPNKGGGHGGGSDGRLNGDNPYGGMLFTEANFGIVDALRAVAEEVDRPMAQVALAWVVNRPGVSSVLMGASRPEQVRENIASLDVVLASDQQQRLDAAGAPPQLNPYFIFDLPRDRIFGGSDVRAWSEGG; encoded by the coding sequence ATGGACCTAACCAACTATCGCACGCTTGGCCGGTCGGGACTGGCCGTCAGCCCACTGGCGCTCGGCACCATGACTTTCGGTGCGGGCCGCTGGGGTGTGGATGAAGTCGGTTCGCGCGCCATCTTCGACGCCTATGTCGACGCGGGTGGCAATTTCGTCGACACCGCGGACGTCTACTCCGGCGGTGAGAGCGAGGCGATGCTCGGCCGCTTCCTGCGCGAGCGCGGGACCCGCGACCGGATGGTGGTTGCGACCAAGTCGGGGTTCCCGCGCGGCGAGGGCAACCCCCTCGCCGGCGGCAACTCGGCGCGCAACATCCGCGACGGGCTGAACGGCTCGCTGAAGCGGCTCGGCACCGATTACATCGACATGTACTGGACGCACGTATGGGATCGCACGACGCCGGCCGAGGAGGTGCTGCGGGCGCTGACCGATGCGGTGCGACGCGGTGACATCCTCTACTATGGCTTCTCCAACGCGCCTGCCTGGTACGCCGCGCAGATCGCGACGCTCGCCCGTGCGCACGGTCTGCCCGAGCCGGTCGGGCTCCAGTACAGCTACTCGCTGCTTGATCGCGGCGTTGAGTTGGATCTCGTGCCGGCCGGACGCGCGCTCGGTCTTGGCCTTGTTGCGTGGAGCCCACTCAGCTTCGGCATGCTGACGGGGAAGTACGGTCGCGATAAGCTGGCCCAATTCGGTCCTGCGGGTAGCCTGCCGAACAAGGGTGGCGGGCATGGCGGCGGCAGCGACGGGCGCCTCAACGGCGACAATCCCTATGGCGGCATGCTGTTTACAGAGGCGAACTTCGGCATCGTCGACGCGCTGCGTGCCGTTGCCGAGGAAGTAGACCGCCCCATGGCTCAGGTCGCGCTCGCGTGGGTGGTCAATCGGCCGGGTGTCTCGTCGGTGCTGATGGGCGCGAGCCGGCCTGAGCAGGTCCGAGAGAACATCGCATCACTCGATGTCGTGTTAGCGTCCGATCAGCAGCAGCGGCTCGATGCGGCAGGAGCACCGCCGCAGCTCAATCCCTACTTCATTTTCGACCTGCCGCGCGATCGTATTTTTGGCGGCAGCGACGTGAGGGCTTGGAGCGAAGGCGGCTGA